In the genome of Mucilaginibacter sp. 14171R-50, the window GCAATCGCTCGGCTCCTGCCGAGTGATGACTTTTAGGCGGCCTCCGGCCGTAGTGTGTGATGTTCGGCCAGAGACCTTATAATAACAGGCCACTCGGCTGGAGCCGGGCGACTGCTTTGATATGAACCAAAACCTGCTCATAATTTTTCCATAATTTTCATCGCCTCTATCGCCGCTATCTGCCCTGATATCAATGCGGGAGGCACTCCCGGCCCCGGCACGGTTAGCTGGCCGGTATAAAACATATTTTTAACATGTTTTGCGCGCATGCTGGGTTTAAAAAAAGCCGTTTGGGCAAGGGTGTTGGCCAACCCATAGGCATTGCCTTTAAAAGAATGATAGTCGGCTTTGAAATCCTTTAATGCATAACTGCGTTTTACCACTATCGCATCGCGTATGGTTTGACCGGTGATATGCTCAAATCTATCCAACATTATATCAAAGTATTTCTCGCGGGTAGCGTCGTCATCAGTCAGGTCGGGGGCAATCGGCATTAAAAAGAAAAGATTCTCTCCTTCATTCGGTGCAGCCTCGGGGTCTGTTTTCGACGTGCAGCATACATAAAACAGCGGCTTTGTAGGCCATTGCGGGTTTTTATAGATCTCCCGGGCATGCAGTTCAAAATCTTCGTCAAAAAACAGGCTGTGGTGTTGTATGCCCGCTACCTTTTTATTGGTGCCGATATAAAACAGCAAACTCGATGGTGACATAGTGCGACTAGCCCAGTACTTTTCAGTATAGTTCCTATCGGGATTATCTAAAAGATACTGATCGGTATGCTGATAATCCGCACCCGCGATTACAAAGCCACTGGTATAGCTACCATTATTGGTTTCAACAGCTTTTGCTTTTCCATCAGCCACCTCAATTTTTGTCACTTCGGTGTTTAGTTTGATATCTACACCATAGCTTTCAGCAACGGCTACCATAGCTTTAACAATCTCGTTCATCCCACCCATGGGGTACCAGGTGCCCAGGGCGAGGTCGGCGTGGTTCATCATGCTGTACATGGCGGGGGTATCCTGCGGGGTCGCGCCCAAAAACAGCACGGGAAACTCCAGTAGCTTTATCAGTTTTGGGTTTTTAAAATATTGGCGCACATGGCTGCTCATGCTGGTAAGCAATTGCATGCTCATGCTTTTACGGATCAGGTTAAAGTCGATAAACTCTGTAATGGAATGCGAAGGGCGGAAAACATACTCGCCCATACCCACCTTATATTTATAGGCGGCCTGTTCTAAAAATTTGCGCAATCCGGCGCTGCTGCCGGGCTCTATCGCATCGAAAAGTCTTTCCAGCTCGCCCATGTTGGCAGGTACATCCAGTACATCGTCCTTACCATAATAAACACGGTAACCGGGGTCGAGCCGCTTAAGCTCATAAAAATCTGATGGTTTTTTACCGAACAAGGCAAAAAAGTTTTCGAACACATCGGGCATCCAGTACCAGCTGGGGCCCATATCAAACTTAAAGCCGTCTTTTTCCCATACGCGTGCGCGGCCGCCGGGCTGGTCGTTCTTTTCCAATATGGTTACACGGTAACCCTCTTTTGCCAGCACACAGGCCGAAGCCAGCCCCGCAAAACCTGCCCCGATAACAATAACTCGTTTGTTGATATCCATCGGTACCAAATTAAGCAAAAAAGCCTCACCCCAACCCTCTCCTTCGGAGAGGGAGTGAAAAAAAGTCTTCCCTATCGGGAGATTTAGAGGGGGCTGAAACAATACAGCATTCATTTTGTACATTTGATTGATGAACCTGTTCGATAAAACGTGTTTTGAATGCAGTAAGCTAATTACCACCAAATACAGTACTTCGTTTAGTACAGGCATTAAGGCTTTCGATAAACGGCTCAGGTACCCGATTTACGCTATTTACGGTTTTGTACGCTATGCGGATGAAATTGTGGATACTTTTTACGGGCACGACCAGCGCAGCCTGATAGATGAGTTTAAGGAGGAAACCTTTAAAGCTATTGACCGCGGTATCAGCACCAA includes:
- a CDS encoding NAD(P)/FAD-dependent oxidoreductase, which produces MDINKRVIVIGAGFAGLASACVLAKEGYRVTILEKNDQPGGRARVWEKDGFKFDMGPSWYWMPDVFENFFALFGKKPSDFYELKRLDPGYRVYYGKDDVLDVPANMGELERLFDAIEPGSSAGLRKFLEQAAYKYKVGMGEYVFRPSHSITEFIDFNLIRKSMSMQLLTSMSSHVRQYFKNPKLIKLLEFPVLFLGATPQDTPAMYSMMNHADLALGTWYPMGGMNEIVKAMVAVAESYGVDIKLNTEVTKIEVADGKAKAVETNNGSYTSGFVIAGADYQHTDQYLLDNPDRNYTEKYWASRTMSPSSLLFYIGTNKKVAGIQHHSLFFDEDFELHAREIYKNPQWPTKPLFYVCCTSKTDPEAAPNEGENLFFLMPIAPDLTDDDATREKYFDIMLDRFEHITGQTIRDAIVVKRSYALKDFKADYHSFKGNAYGLANTLAQTAFFKPSMRAKHVKNMFYTGQLTVPGPGVPPALISGQIAAIEAMKIMEKL